A portion of the Sphaerochaeta pleomorpha str. Grapes genome contains these proteins:
- a CDS encoding CPBP family intramembrane glutamic endopeptidase, with product MLGKNLGNFSKNEGPIGSSYAFSAIEGSLSFVLVVIFWLNLGPVFVRFISNLRLFQPLKEYLGANAPFFAMALGLVVSARLLMKTKLKTIATDKQRFDFPLALLCAALYTSVCIIFLLASIMAKPGDYRFIVQDFPQKLLLLPFVLFITPLQTTSEEFLLRCLPVRVFSRGTFSRNRKQILIISGLSALFFCLPHLSNQELSFGSNTVAVLSYYLLFGFAGTYLSMRTGGFEVSMGIHAANNLFIALICNYEHSSLPSLPLVRSSGPIGTWFEVVQLAVAMACIFLFLKWKGKLTKTDR from the coding sequence ATGCTAGGCAAAAATCTGGGGAATTTTTCTAAAAACGAAGGGCCTATTGGTAGTAGCTACGCCTTTTCTGCAATCGAAGGAAGTCTTTCCTTTGTGCTCGTGGTTATTTTCTGGCTCAACCTTGGACCAGTATTCGTTCGTTTCATCTCCAACCTTCGCCTCTTTCAGCCGCTTAAAGAATATCTTGGTGCCAATGCCCCTTTCTTTGCAATGGCCCTGGGTTTGGTTGTCTCGGCCCGTCTCTTGATGAAAACCAAATTGAAAACCATCGCCACAGACAAACAACGGTTCGACTTTCCCCTTGCACTTCTCTGTGCTGCTCTCTATACCTCAGTATGCATTATATTCCTGCTTGCCAGTATCATGGCAAAACCCGGGGATTACCGCTTCATTGTGCAGGATTTTCCCCAGAAGCTCCTTTTGCTTCCTTTTGTTTTGTTCATAACCCCTTTGCAAACCACAAGTGAGGAGTTTTTGCTCCGTTGCCTTCCGGTAAGGGTTTTCTCCAGGGGGACCTTTTCACGGAACCGAAAACAAATTCTGATCATCAGCGGACTCAGTGCCTTGTTTTTTTGTCTTCCCCATCTCTCCAACCAGGAACTCTCATTCGGCAGCAACACGGTTGCCGTACTTTCCTATTACCTGTTGTTTGGGTTTGCAGGAACGTATCTGAGCATGCGTACCGGTGGCTTTGAGGTATCGATGGGAATCCATGCCGCGAACAACCTATTCATCGCCTTGATCTGCAACTATGAGCATTCCTCACTGCCTTCCCTGCCCTTGGTCAGATCCTCCGGCCCGATAGGTACTTGGTTTGAAGTTGTACAGCTTGCCGTGGCAATGGCCTGTATCTTTCTTTTTCTGAAATGGAAAGGAAAGCTGACCAAAACCGATCGGTAG
- a CDS encoding PD-(D/E)XK nuclease family protein, protein MEQIKRTYVSKAFDEGYTCVFPNEVVARSYLVDYALHSPKKAILHERALSFDTFRAMFLPHHKKEEPSNSIIRELFVSRLLKDTRYLSYFISQEYPEANSRFSRYVASLLPMLSDAIEEESLSLMPYAMQQDVKGLYHDYVQFLRTHDFFEPNFEKPSLLNAPSLQGETKYCILFADTISDAPSLWRNLGSPSWITLSKTPVLESGSVKLEVFGNFMQELHTTLRRMKKLLEEGVPARDIVIGCASPSTMIPALEQEAWLYDVPLAVSQGKSPLLYPSGRFLSCLKAVYDETFSLESMKSLLLDTGFPWKTQEKQRRLIASAVKYAVVQGALQGPDQWQEQIKDTGLVSWYKEFKNSVRDICTSSDIAGLRRKLNHFQDTYFMETQWKGTEGEDVYSFCLDAMESIKSAMKSCEIISYPGVFSFLLDYLDSKLYVPQQQNEGIKVYAWPMTATLGAPYHFVLSLDHDSSQCIDKPLALLPQTVEGDSRREIDTTEANLRSAMLGGSRVFLSCHTSRYEGEMLPPSFFVEQDLLCTGREGLDEISDPFEGENLLWAGLRKTAKATGRQQHWFDSALKTVLRPRVDDFTRKPIPLSFIPSLKKEVDGVTVLPVSSTSLDLFLKCPYAWACKYLYKAIQMDFQVPSIDHRIIGSFLHSIYEVFFSKIKYFDPLKKDAYHQLLLEIFDAQMEAYFGKHGPNPPTRSWLESEYRATCTLIIDEEEALFSDCLSLHFEKSLSYTSDTYFLYGRIDRIVHLDFPHGKRYAVIDYKKGDAPYTKIGDPLPSYQLPVYRMLVGKELGGDVVNASYYSVKKGKYSVIWDEKDTTIMQFCDEELEKRLFEIVHLINEGHLEATPSKEHCKECIYRQVCRRRYATR, encoded by the coding sequence ATGGAACAAATCAAACGTACATATGTAAGTAAAGCGTTCGATGAAGGCTATACCTGTGTCTTCCCCAATGAAGTGGTTGCCCGCTCCTACTTGGTCGATTATGCCCTTCATTCACCGAAAAAAGCCATATTGCATGAACGGGCCCTCTCTTTTGACACGTTCAGGGCAATGTTTCTCCCCCACCATAAAAAGGAAGAGCCTTCAAATTCTATAATCAGGGAATTGTTTGTTTCCCGCCTGCTAAAGGATACTAGGTACCTCTCGTATTTCATCAGCCAGGAGTATCCTGAGGCAAACAGCAGGTTTTCCCGTTATGTAGCGTCCTTGTTGCCGATGCTTAGTGACGCAATTGAAGAAGAGTCTCTTTCCTTGATGCCCTATGCGATGCAACAGGATGTGAAGGGGCTCTATCACGATTATGTTCAATTCCTCAGGACCCATGATTTTTTTGAACCAAACTTTGAGAAACCTTCGCTCTTAAACGCTCCCTCTTTGCAAGGGGAGACAAAATATTGCATCTTGTTCGCGGATACCATTTCAGATGCACCCTCGCTTTGGAGAAACCTCGGTTCCCCTTCATGGATTACCTTGTCAAAAACCCCCGTCTTGGAGTCTGGAAGTGTAAAACTCGAGGTGTTCGGCAATTTCATGCAGGAGTTGCATACCACTCTTCGCAGGATGAAAAAACTACTTGAAGAGGGCGTTCCTGCACGGGATATCGTCATAGGATGTGCCAGTCCTTCTACAATGATTCCCGCTTTGGAACAGGAAGCCTGGCTCTATGATGTTCCTTTGGCAGTCAGCCAAGGAAAATCCCCGCTGCTCTATCCCAGTGGAAGGTTTCTTTCCTGCCTGAAAGCCGTATATGACGAAACATTCAGCCTTGAGAGTATGAAGTCGCTGCTCCTTGATACTGGTTTCCCCTGGAAAACCCAGGAAAAACAGCGTCGCCTTATTGCCTCGGCTGTCAAATATGCCGTAGTCCAGGGAGCATTGCAGGGGCCTGACCAGTGGCAGGAGCAAATAAAGGATACTGGTTTGGTCTCCTGGTACAAGGAATTCAAGAACAGTGTGCGGGATATCTGCACCTCTTCTGATATTGCTGGATTGCGAAGGAAACTCAATCATTTTCAAGACACCTATTTCATGGAGACCCAATGGAAGGGGACAGAGGGAGAAGACGTCTATTCGTTCTGCCTTGATGCAATGGAAAGTATCAAAAGCGCAATGAAAAGTTGTGAGATTATATCCTATCCGGGGGTTTTCTCGTTTTTACTTGATTATTTGGATAGTAAACTCTATGTTCCCCAGCAACAGAATGAGGGGATCAAGGTGTATGCCTGGCCAATGACTGCTACCTTGGGTGCTCCCTACCATTTTGTACTTTCTTTGGACCATGACAGCAGCCAATGCATTGATAAGCCCCTTGCACTCCTTCCCCAGACCGTGGAGGGAGACAGCCGCAGGGAAATAGATACCACCGAAGCTAATCTCCGCTCTGCCATGCTCGGCGGTAGCAGGGTTTTCCTATCCTGCCATACAAGCCGGTATGAAGGGGAGATGTTGCCCCCTTCTTTCTTTGTGGAGCAAGATTTGCTGTGCACGGGAAGGGAAGGCCTTGATGAGATTTCCGATCCGTTCGAGGGGGAAAACCTCCTGTGGGCTGGGCTGAGAAAAACTGCTAAGGCAACCGGGAGGCAGCAACACTGGTTTGACAGTGCACTCAAGACCGTACTAAGGCCAAGGGTGGATGATTTTACCCGAAAACCGATTCCTCTTTCTTTTATCCCTTCCCTTAAAAAAGAGGTCGACGGGGTAACCGTATTACCGGTTTCTTCCACAAGTTTGGATCTCTTTCTCAAATGTCCCTATGCCTGGGCTTGTAAATATCTGTACAAGGCAATCCAGATGGATTTTCAAGTCCCTTCTATTGACCACAGGATTATAGGCTCCTTTTTACATAGCATCTATGAGGTCTTCTTTTCAAAGATCAAATATTTCGATCCTCTGAAGAAGGATGCATACCATCAGTTGCTTCTGGAGATATTCGACGCTCAGATGGAAGCCTATTTTGGCAAACATGGTCCGAATCCTCCGACGAGATCTTGGCTGGAGAGCGAATATAGGGCAACCTGTACGTTGATAATCGATGAAGAAGAAGCTTTGTTTTCTGATTGCCTTTCTTTGCATTTTGAGAAAAGCCTCAGTTATACGAGTGATACTTATTTTTTGTATGGCCGTATCGACAGGATAGTCCATCTGGATTTTCCCCATGGAAAACGGTATGCCGTTATCGATTATAAGAAAGGCGATGCTCCCTATACGAAGATAGGCGACCCGCTTCCCTCCTATCAGCTTCCTGTCTACCGGATGCTGGTTGGAAAGGAACTGGGAGGAGACGTGGTAAACGCATCTTATTACAGTGTGAAGAAAGGAAAATATTCCGTCATCTGGGATGAAAAAGACACTACGATTATGCAATTCTGTGATGAGGAACTGGAAAAACGATTGTTTGAAATTGTGCACCTGATAAATGAAGGTCATCTCGAGGCCACACCTTCGAAGGAACACTGCAAAGAATGCATCTATCGGCAGGTATGCCGCAGGAGGTATGCAACCCGATGA
- a CDS encoding UvrD-helicase domain-containing protein, translating to MITFEEVLAKTKRKLDENQLQAVNCDTNCVVSAGAGSGKTTVLSYRFLRLVLEKKADCDQILTLTFTRKAAKEMHERIHAQLLQFKSDPYVATQLSKFPDAEIATLDSFCSKIVRCDCTRYGIASDFSIDDEANKKNAQLCAQALMEENTFGEGARILAQIYNPEQLIDEVLVPLATQHYYLPKILDPGIVQPILDAVKTKYKEILDSFYQLLLSYEGFTASSKAVQSAREAASILLPAFDASDDYGVMLSLLGSSNYFWTKPGKGSGDDIDLLRETSDSYKAMRKQLCLALSILTHGQSLASVLAFLCEYQKAYQREKRKTGILTFSDVSSLAVDILKVNPSLRSYFKNKFRYIMIDEFQDNNQLQKDLLYLLSEKEELCNGGIPSYQDLQKDKLFFVGDEKQSIYRFRGSDVSVFKQLSSELKQNGGVALSLSTNYRSEPELIALFNSLFPVVMENHGESYEADFAELGSRAKKDAIEASCTLCIKPFDSADQDEGEDELAVGVDSEASAVALLMEKMLHTDEYLIPSETGPRRPEPKDIALLMRSTSSQLSFEKALRRYGIPYTLQTARSLMLEAPSNDLYNLLQLTIYPEDRLAYLGTLRSPFCNISDAGIVSILESYEENPLPFGTNPVLSDDDASRFEHASHFFSQLKDYVKTKTLSELVMHLWYESGYRLSLVTHAETQVYLEHYSFLHRLAQIKEKQGFGLSQFLDFIRENLGQNERLDDLDVIKEQSDGVQIMSIHKSKGLEFPIVFVASAGTKLMNKGSSLFAIQDTVIPYFMKNSFHETEKKICVTRGLKDFFDSGEEKLREKAELKRLLYVAFTRAETHLVVSGCFNRMNRNKNGDDSADNLLLLACNGLGLDIDSLAGKNTFVQVKRIEDVSEKSLYARKSESPASEDEGFEQKSDWYRQPLEEVDLLPSRYGVTTIFGVSEEAGNEALRLPLLDCDALFLKIVEQEKKKNPMQKDPYSPAADFGTLVHALCESRLLGENLPDERQLIPIPLARRLDEREKKQVLADASSLCDNFFACDLYRRFVQDTSFKCEVKFFSVVEYQGREVVAEGAIDLLVETPNEMLVIDFKTDLYKKAEVHARQVLTYLQAVERLYGKPARGCVTFLRQCGNEVWWKTNIDEK from the coding sequence ATGATTACCTTTGAAGAAGTGCTGGCAAAGACCAAGAGAAAACTGGACGAGAACCAATTGCAGGCTGTCAACTGCGATACCAATTGTGTGGTATCTGCTGGTGCCGGTTCGGGTAAAACCACGGTGTTGTCATACCGTTTCCTTCGTCTGGTGCTCGAAAAAAAAGCTGATTGTGACCAAATCCTAACCTTGACCTTTACCCGCAAGGCAGCAAAGGAAATGCATGAACGTATCCATGCCCAGTTGCTCCAATTCAAGTCCGACCCCTATGTTGCAACCCAGTTATCCAAGTTCCCTGATGCCGAGATAGCAACTCTGGACAGTTTCTGCTCGAAAATCGTGAGGTGTGACTGTACCCGCTATGGTATAGCCTCTGATTTCTCTATCGATGACGAAGCCAATAAAAAGAATGCGCAACTTTGTGCCCAAGCCCTCATGGAAGAGAATACCTTCGGTGAAGGGGCAAGAATCCTGGCGCAGATTTATAATCCAGAACAGTTGATCGATGAGGTTTTGGTGCCACTTGCCACGCAGCACTATTACCTTCCGAAGATTCTTGACCCAGGTATTGTCCAGCCGATTCTCGATGCCGTAAAAACAAAGTACAAAGAGATCCTGGATTCCTTTTATCAGCTTTTACTGAGTTATGAGGGATTCACCGCCTCATCAAAAGCTGTTCAAAGTGCCCGAGAAGCAGCTTCAATCCTACTTCCTGCCTTCGATGCTAGTGATGACTATGGGGTAATGCTTTCCTTGCTTGGCAGTAGTAACTATTTTTGGACAAAGCCAGGCAAAGGAAGCGGGGATGATATTGACCTGCTTCGGGAAACCTCTGATTCCTATAAAGCGATGAGGAAACAGCTTTGCCTTGCCCTTAGCATCCTGACCCATGGGCAATCGCTTGCCTCTGTCCTTGCGTTTCTCTGTGAATATCAGAAAGCGTACCAGCGAGAAAAGAGAAAAACCGGAATATTGACTTTCAGTGATGTCTCTTCCCTGGCTGTAGATATCCTCAAGGTTAATCCTTCCCTGCGCTCTTATTTTAAGAATAAATTCCGCTATATCATGATTGATGAGTTCCAGGACAACAATCAGCTACAGAAGGACTTGCTCTATCTTCTTTCCGAGAAGGAAGAACTGTGCAATGGGGGTATACCCTCCTACCAAGACCTACAAAAAGACAAGCTCTTTTTCGTCGGCGACGAAAAACAGTCCATCTATCGATTCAGGGGTTCCGATGTCAGTGTATTCAAGCAGTTGAGCAGTGAATTGAAACAGAATGGGGGCGTTGCCCTTTCCCTTTCAACCAATTACCGCAGCGAACCTGAACTCATCGCTTTGTTCAATTCATTGTTCCCGGTCGTTATGGAGAACCATGGGGAAAGCTATGAGGCAGACTTCGCTGAATTGGGAAGCCGAGCAAAGAAAGACGCTATCGAAGCTTCCTGTACCCTTTGTATCAAGCCGTTTGATTCGGCAGACCAGGATGAAGGGGAAGATGAGCTTGCTGTCGGGGTTGATTCGGAGGCCAGTGCAGTAGCTCTCCTGATGGAAAAAATGTTGCATACGGACGAGTACCTTATCCCCTCGGAAACCGGACCTAGAAGACCGGAGCCAAAGGACATTGCTTTATTGATGCGTTCCACTTCGAGCCAGTTGAGTTTTGAAAAAGCCTTGCGCAGGTATGGCATTCCCTATACCCTGCAGACCGCCCGTTCACTGATGCTTGAAGCCCCTTCCAATGATTTATATAACCTTTTGCAACTGACCATCTATCCAGAGGACCGCCTTGCCTATCTGGGTACCCTTCGGTCGCCTTTTTGCAATATCTCTGATGCCGGGATTGTCTCGATCCTGGAAAGCTACGAGGAAAATCCCCTACCCTTCGGAACGAATCCGGTCTTATCGGATGATGATGCCTCCCGTTTCGAACACGCAAGCCATTTCTTTTCACAACTGAAAGACTATGTAAAAACCAAGACCCTAAGTGAGTTGGTCATGCATCTGTGGTACGAGAGCGGATATCGGCTTTCTTTGGTAACCCATGCAGAGACTCAGGTATACCTTGAGCACTACTCGTTTCTACACCGCCTTGCGCAGATCAAGGAAAAACAAGGGTTTGGGCTTTCTCAGTTTCTTGACTTTATCCGGGAAAACCTTGGGCAGAATGAGCGGCTGGATGATCTGGACGTTATAAAGGAACAGTCCGACGGGGTGCAGATCATGTCTATCCATAAGTCCAAGGGGCTTGAGTTTCCTATCGTATTCGTTGCAAGCGCAGGGACCAAGCTGATGAACAAGGGCTCAAGTCTCTTTGCCATACAGGATACGGTAATTCCCTATTTTATGAAAAATTCGTTTCATGAGACAGAGAAGAAAATCTGTGTTACCCGTGGCTTGAAGGATTTTTTCGATTCGGGAGAAGAGAAACTGAGGGAAAAAGCAGAGCTGAAACGGCTTCTATACGTTGCTTTTACCCGGGCGGAAACCCATTTGGTAGTAAGCGGGTGCTTTAACCGGATGAACCGAAATAAAAATGGTGATGACTCGGCTGATAACCTTTTATTGCTAGCCTGCAATGGCTTGGGCCTCGATATTGATAGCCTTGCAGGAAAGAATACCTTCGTGCAGGTCAAACGTATCGAGGATGTTTCGGAAAAATCCTTGTATGCCAGGAAAAGTGAAAGCCCTGCATCGGAAGACGAAGGGTTCGAACAGAAGAGCGACTGGTACCGACAACCCCTTGAAGAAGTAGATCTTTTACCCTCGCGTTATGGGGTTACCACGATTTTTGGCGTATCTGAGGAAGCTGGCAATGAGGCTTTGAGACTTCCCCTTCTCGATTGCGATGCTCTTTTTTTGAAAATTGTAGAACAGGAAAAGAAAAAAAATCCCATGCAAAAGGATCCCTATTCCCCAGCCGCAGATTTCGGGACTTTGGTCCATGCACTCTGTGAATCACGACTGCTTGGAGAGAACCTTCCTGATGAAAGGCAATTGATCCCTATTCCCTTGGCCCGCAGGCTCGATGAAAGGGAAAAGAAACAGGTGCTTGCAGATGCATCTTCCTTATGTGATAATTTTTTTGCCTGTGACCTATACAGACGCTTTGTACAGGATACATCGTTCAAGTGTGAAGTCAAATTCTTTTCGGTAGTGGAATATCAAGGTAGGGAAGTGGTCGCAGAAGGGGCGATCGACCTATTGGTGGAAACACCAAATGAAATGTTGGTCATCGATTTCAAGACTGATCTCTACAAGAAAGCAGAAGTACATGCGCGCCAAGTACTGACGTATCTGCAGGCTGTAGAGCGTCTGTATGGGAAACCGGCACGAGGATGCGTTACTTTTCTGAGGCAATGTGGCAATGAAGTCTGGTGGAAAACGAATATCGATGAAAAATAA